Below is a window of Cupriavidus sp. MP-37 DNA.
ATGGTGAACGTAGACACAAAGCTTCTAGTGATCTTCACCGAGCTGCTGAGCAAGCGTAATGCCACCTACGTGGCTGAGAAGATGCACATGACCGCGCCGGCGGTCTCGCATTCGCTGGGCAGGCTGCGCGAAATCTTTGACGATCCACTCTTTATCCGCGTCCCGCACGGGCTGACGCCGACGCCGCGCGCGCTCGAACTGGGCCCGAAGATCCGCGACATGCTGGACCTGTGGTCGTCCATCAACGAGGGCGACGCGGATAACTTCGATCCCGCCACCGCCACCGGCACGCTGAGCATCGGCTTTGCCGCGGAACTGGGGGATACGGTGTTCAACCGTTTCGTGCTGCGCATCAAGGCGCTGGCGCCGGAGCTGCATATCAAGCTGGTCGAGTCCCATTCGTGGGAAACCGATGTGGCATCGATGCGCGCCAATGAGCTCGACCTGGCATTCTCGCCGTTCCCGACCCGCCATCCGGAAATCGTCGAGGAAATGGTGACGTCGCTGAACCTGTGGGTGTGCGCGCGCAAGGATCATCCGGTGCTGAAGGGCCACTGCACGCTCGAGCAATACCTGGACTGCGGCCATATCTTCATGGCGCATTCCGGCGGCTCCGGCCGCCCGGCGCCTTCGCTGATCCCGCTCGACTACGCGCTGCAGCAGCGCGGCCTGAAGCGCAACGCATCGCTGACGGTACATTCGTGGCGGGCCAGGCCGAACTGGCATCGCAGACGGACATGATCTTCACGGTCAATGCGCTGACCAAGGACATGGCCTGCGAAACCTACGGCCTGAAGGCCTTCCCGCTGCCGGCGGAGCTGAACACCACGCTCGGCCTGAACATGTTCTGGCACCGCAGCCGCAACACCCACCCGATGCTGGTGTGGGCGCGCGGCCTGTTCCGCCAGGTGGTGGGCGAGTTCGTCGGCCTGCCGCCGGCGCGCCCGGCACGGGCGGTGACCGAGCAGGACCTGCAGGACCTGCAGGCACGCTGACCCGCGGCAGCAAGCCTCCAACAAAAAACCGGCGCCTGGCGCCGGTTTTTTGTTGCCCGTCTGCGCTCCGGCAACGGAGCGAGCGGCTTATCGTTTGGGTCTGTGGGGACAGTTGGTCTTGGTGCAGTTGCCGTACAGCGACAACGCGTGTTCCTGCAGGGTAAAGCCGCGCTCGCGCGCAATGCTTTGCTGGCGCTGCTCGATCTCGGAATCGAAGAATTCCTCGACCCGGCCGCAATCCAGGCACACCAGGTGGTCGTGGTGCTTGCCTTCGTTGAGTTCGAAGATCGCCTTGCCGGACTCGAAGTTGTTGCGCGACAGCAGGCCGGCCTGCTCGAACTGGGTCAGCACGCGGTAGACGGTGGCCAGGCCGATATCCATATGCTCGTTGAGCAGGATACGGTAGACGTCTTCCGCGCTCAGGTGACGCTGCTCGCTGGTCTGAAAAATTTCAAGAATCTTCAGCCTGGGCACGGTCGCCTTCAGGCCAATATTCTTGAGGTCCGCCGGACTCGGCATGTGGGTGACTCCCTAGAGTACAATGTCTCGATAGTTGAATCATAAGGGTTTTGGCAGCAAAAGTCGCTCGTGCCGACGATGTCCCAAGGTCGGCATCGCGTGCCCGGCAAGGTTGCCGCCCGATGTGGTCGCGGCGGCAGATGCCATTCGCTCGTGTGTTGCAATCGGCGCATTTTGCGCCGTTTTCATGCCTGCGCAGCGTCCTCTGCCGCGTTACTTTTCTTTCCCTCCGGAAACGAGATCCATGCGTTCTATCCGTTCGTCCGCCATGCGTCCGACGCTGGTTGTCTCCCTGCTGGCCGCGGCCCTGCTGGCCGGCGCCTGCTCGGCCTACGATTCCACTTCGCGCAAGGTAGCCAACGCCATCACGCCGTACCGGATCAACATCGTGCAGGGCAACTTTGTCTCGCGCGAAGCCGCCTCGCAGTTGCGCGAGGGCATGACCCGCGACCAGGTCAAGTTCCTGCTCGGCACGCCGCTGCTGACCGACGTGTTCCATGCCAACCGCTGGGATTATGTGTTTTCGTTCCGCCGCGGCAATACCTCCGTGGTGCAGCAGCGCCGCTACACGGTGTTCTTCGACGGCGACCGGCTGGTCAAGTTTGGCGGCGATGAACTGCCGTCCGAGTATGAGCTGATTGCCGAAATCGACGGCATGAAGAAGGCGCTCAAGGAGCAGACGCCGGGCAAGATCTCGACCAGCGCAGCCGCGGCGCCGGCCGAGCCGCAAACCACGGTCGAGAACTTTGTGCCGCGGCAGGCCCAGCAGCCTGAAACGGCCGGTGCGGCTGCACAATCGGCCCAGCCGGCCCAGCCGGCAGCCGAACCGGCGGCCCCGGCCCAGGCCACCGCGCCCGCCGACACGGCCAAGCCCGCCGCCAACTGATCATCGCGCGCGCCGGCCGCGGCGCGCTGCCGGTATCCCGGGCCGGCCAGGCATGGCCGGCTCGTTTCTCTTTCGCGCACCGCGCATATTCCGCAGAGCCAGACACCATGAACATCGCCATTGCAGGCGCATC
It encodes the following:
- the fur gene encoding ferric iron uptake transcriptional regulator yields the protein MPSPADLKNIGLKATVPRLKILEIFQTSEQRHLSAEDVYRILLNEHMDIGLATVYRVLTQFEQAGLLSRNNFESGKAIFELNEGKHHDHLVCLDCGRVEEFFDSEIEQRQQSIARERGFTLQEHALSLYGNCTKTNCPHRPKR
- a CDS encoding outer membrane protein assembly factor BamE — protein: MRSIRSSAMRPTLVVSLLAAALLAGACSAYDSTSRKVANAITPYRINIVQGNFVSREAASQLREGMTRDQVKFLLGTPLLTDVFHANRWDYVFSFRRGNTSVVQQRRYTVFFDGDRLVKFGGDELPSEYELIAEIDGMKKALKEQTPGKISTSAAAAPAEPQTTVENFVPRQAQQPETAGAAAQSAQPAQPAAEPAAPAQATAPADTAKPAAN